The following is a genomic window from Adhaeribacter radiodurans.
TTCGAGGAAAAATTAACCAAACAAGCCAGCCAGATTGCCAAAGGCTGGACCCTCGAAATCAAATCCATGAACGAGATGCGCGCTTCGCATAATAAAGTAGCTTTAATTCCGCTGATTGTTTTCTCGGTGGTATGCGGTTTCTTAATTATTAACGTGGCATTGGGTTTATTTGGCGTATTATGGTACAACATTAATCGCCGCATTTCTGAGATTGGCTTACGTCGGGCCATTGGTGCCGCTTCCGGCCAAGTTTACCGGCAGTTCATCGGAGAAGTGTTGGTACTGGCTACTTTTGGAGTCTTGTTCGGGGTAGTAGTAGCGGCGCAATTCCCCTTGTTGCAGGTATTTCAGGTACAAACAAGTGTGTACGTAACCGCTTTGGGAGCAGCCGTTGTAATCATTTATGCCCTGGCCGCTGGCTGCGCCGCTTACCCCAGCCGCCAAGCTGCCAGAATTGCTCCCGCCACTGCCCTGCACGAAGAGTAATTTTAGTTGTTCGTTGCTGGTTGATAGTTGTTAGACCATAGACCATAGTCGAGAGTTTGGGTAAATCGTTTGCCTTATTCGTTTACCACCCCCAGCCCCTCCTAAAACAGGAGGGGAGCTTTGCAGACTATAACAATTCGGGAGAATGAAAAAGATCAGTAGCTAAGAATAAATGACACCAGTTTAGCTAGTGAGGACCTTTTAAGGTTCCGGTTCTGCGCAGCAGAATTTCGCAGGCGGAGTCGAGGAAAGGAAGCTTAGACCGTCCTCACTAGCTAAACGAGGCCCGCCGGCCACGAGGCAAAACTTAGCCGTGTCAAATAAGATGGAACCTGAGCATGGAGGCTGGAACAGGCTCCAAGTAGTAACAAGAAATAGTAAATTTTAAAAATTAAATCTGCTGCCGTGTATCATCCCCTACCCCCTTCAAAGAGGGACTATTTACTATAACAGTACTATAAACTTGGTAGAAGAACCAGCATTAGGTTAACACTAAAAATTTTGTAATTTTAAATAATCGGCGGAATTTGCCTGCATGTATATGATTCTGATTATTGATGATGATGTTGCCGTCCGGACTTCGCTGGGTTTGCTGTTAAAGCAAGCCAAGTACCAAACCGTTTCTGCGGCCGGAGCCAAAAGCGCCTTGTACGTGCTGCACCAATCCCAACCCATCGACCTGATTATCCTGGATATGAATTTTTCCATGGATACTTCCGGCCAGGATGGTTTGGAATTACTTGTGAAAATTAAGGAATTAAACCCACAGATACCGGTTATTTTAATCACCGGTTGGGGTTCTATTGCGTTGGCTGTGGAAGGCATGAAAGCCGGCGCTTTTGACTTTGTTTCCAAACCCTGGAACAACGAACACTTGCTGCAAACTATTCATACGGCGCTGCACTTAAACAAAACTACGCCGGAGCCCGATAATAGCAATCTCAACCGAAAACAGTTAAACCAACAATATCAATTCGCCAACATTATCGGCGAAGATTCGGCATTAATACAAATTCTCCGGCAAATTGGTCAGATTAGCGCTACGGATGCCTCGGTGTTAATTGAAGGCGAAAGCGGTACGGGGAAAGAACTCATTGCTGAAGCTATTCACCAAAACAGTTTGCGCAAAAACCAGAATTTTGTGAAAGTAAACCTGGGCGGTATTTCCAGCAGCTTATTTGAAAGCGAAATGTTCGGCCATAAAAAAGGTGCTTTTACCGATGCCAAAGGCGACCGTGTGGGGCGGTTTGAACTGGCCAACAAAGGCAGCATTTTCCTCGATGAAATTGGTGAATTGGATTTAAGCAGTCAGGTAAAACTTTTACGGGTTTTACAAGACCGCACCTACGAAGTACTCGGCGACAGCAAACCCCGCCAACTGGATATCCGGGTAATTTGCGCCACCAACCGCGACTTGGCTGAAATGGTAGCTCAGGGCAAGTTCCGGGAAGATTTATTTTATCGGATTAACTTAATTACGGTTAAACTGCCTGCTCTGCGCGAACGGCCTCAGGATATACCGCTATTAGTAAAACATTTTCTGCAGAATTTACAAAAAACGTATCATCGGCCCAGCCTGCAAATATCCGAAACAGCGTTGCGTTATTTGGCGCAGCAGCCTTTACCCGGAAACATCCGCGAATTAAAAAATTTGGTAGAACGTACCGTATTAGTTTCAGGGAAAGACTATTTAGATATTGCGGATTTCCAGGGCCAGCAACCGAGAAATTTAAAAAAAGCGGAAAATCAGGTAATGACGGGTTTGGGCATGATGACCCTGGAAGAAATGGAAGCCGTATTAATTCGTCAATCTATGGAACAGCACAAAGGCAATATTAGTAAAGTAGCCAAATCGCTGGGTTTAAGCCGGGGCGCCTTGTACCGGCGTCTCGAAAAATTCGACATTCCTTATGACGCTGCGGACTAGGTTTATTTTGTTTGCGGTTCTCATTCACGCGGTAATGGCCCTTATTGCGGCCCGTTTACTCACCACCGATAAAGTTTGGTTTGTAGCTACCGAGGCGCTGATTATAGTTTCCATTTTCGTAACCATAAACATTTACCGTTCTTTTGTCCGGCCCCTGGATATTATCTCGGCCGGCATTGAATCTATCCGGAGCAAAGATTTTACCGTGAAGTTTCTGCCGGTCGGTCAGCGCGAAGTAGATCAGTTGGTAGAAGTTTATAATACCATGATCGACCAGTTGCGTCAGGAACGTACGTTGCAAGCCGAAAAGCATTATTTACTAGAACAATTGCTGCTGGCTTCACCTTCCGGAATTATCTTACTGGATTTCGACCAGAATATTGAAAATATAAATCCGGCAGCTTCGCGGTGGTTAAACGTTAATTTGGCCGATTGTAAAGGGAAACCGCTTTGGGTTTTATCCAACCAATGGGGAACCGATCTGGCCGACTTAACCGAAGGGCAATCCAAATTGTTTAACGTAAACGGCATCCGGTTGTTTAAATCCCAAAAAGCCCATTTCGTAGACCGGGGCTTTCCGCATTATTTCATTCTGATTGAAGAACTGACGGAAGAACTAGTGCGGCAGGAGAAAGTGGCCTACGAGAAAATCATCCGGATGATGTCGCATGAGGTGAATAATTCGATTGGCGCCATTAACTCCATCTTGCAAAGTTTCAAACATTACACGCCGCAACTGGAAATCGATTTGCAACCCGATTACGAAAATGCCTTACAAATTTGCATTGACCGCAATACGCAATTAGCAAACTTTATGGGTAAGTTCGCCGGTTTGGTTCGCCTGCCTTTGCCTACTAAACAAACCCTGGATTTGCATGCGCTGCTCCAGCATGCCTACTATTTAATGCGCCCTCTGGCCGAAGAACGCCACATTGCCTGGATTTGGGACTTAGCTCCTGAGCCCATCGTTATTCAGGCGGACGAGCAGCAACTCGAACAAATTGTTATTAATATTATTAAAAATGCCTTCGAGGCCATGGAGCAAGACGGCAAACTTACCATTATAACTATTGCGCAGCCTCCCACTTTACACATCGAAAACAATGGTCCGGGTATTCCGCCGGAAGTAAGACAACAATTATTTTCGCCGTTTTTCAGTACTAAAAAGAACGGCCAAGGCATCGGCTTAATGCTTATCCGCGACATTCTCATGAACCACGGCTTCCCGTTCTCTTTAGAAACCATTGCCGACCATCGAACGGTTTTTACCATCCGATTTTCTAAAATGTAATTAAATAGTAAATTTTTTCTGTTAGAGTACTTTTTGCATCAAACAGAATTTTCGTATCTCCTAAAACATAAAAATATTAAAAACAATAGACTAACCCATATGGTGGTAAACACCATATGGGTTAATCTAACTATTAGTTCTAAACTGGTATTATATTTTGGTTTACTCTAAATAAATTATTGGGGTCGTACTTTTTCTTAATAGTTACTAATTTTTCGTAATTAGAGCCATAGGTTGCTTTCACCCGATCCTGACCTTCTTCCATCATAAAATTAATATAAGAACCTCCTTCACTATGCGGATGCACAGCATTCCAGTAATCTTTTGCCCAAGTGGTAATAACATCTTTGTTCGCGGGATCCGGATCAATACCTGCAATTACCATGGCATAATTGGCATCGCGGAAATTCCAAGCCATTGCATTTTTATCTACCCGTCCGGCAGCGCCATTTATAGGATAAAGATGCATAGTAGACAGCATGGTAGGCAATTTAGAACCATGTTCTATATATAAATCAATGGCTTCGTCGGTTAATTCTTTTACATAATCCCCTTTCCAATACCATTGCATTCCGGTTGGCATTAAAGGATCGAACATGCTTTGCAGGGCAGGTACAGGTAATGGACCAACCAGGTCAAGTGCCGGTTTTTTAAAATTGCGAATGGGCTCAAATGCTTTTTCTGCATCTTCCAATTTGCCAGTATAGCACCAAACTACGGCGCACATATTTCTCAGATGCAGATGTTCGGGGAAGGGAGGACCGGGAGGTACCGTTAAAAAAGCAAAAAATCCATTAATGTCATCAGATGCTCCTTTTATAAATTCGTGATACCACTTCATTACTTCCTTGGCATCGGTTAGTTCCCAAAGCATAGGTCCACCATAAACCATACTGATGGGATGAGTCCGAAACAAAAAAGAAGTAACTACCCCAAAGTTGCCACCCCCACCCCGTATTGCCCAGAACAAATCGGAATTCTCCTCTTCGCTAGCCCTAACAAATTGACCATCAGCCAATACAACATCTGCTTCCAGCAAATTATCGATGGTAAGACCACATTTACGGGAAAGATGACCTACTCCCCCGCCTAAGGTAAGTCCGGCTATACCGGTTGTAGACTGAATACCCATAGGGATTGCCATGCCAAAGGCATGCGTAGCATGATCCACGTCGCCTAAGGTGCAACCGCCTTGCACTTGAATGGTTTTTTCTACCGCATCCACGTGCGTTCCTTTCATTAATGAAAGATCTATCACCAGGCCCCCATCGCACATACCTAAACCAGCACCATTATGGCCACCACCTCTGATAGCCACTAACAAATTGTTTTCCCGGGCAAAGTTTACGGCAGCTATAACATCAGCCTCATCTAGGCACCGGGCAATCATAGTGGGGCGCTTATCAATCATGCCATTGTAAACTTTCCGGCAGGTTTCATAATCTGCATCGTGCGGTTCAATAAGTTTACCCCTGAGGTTCATTTTAAATTGGGCAATAGGCTCTACTTCTGCTAACATCATTTTGTTTGGAAAATAGTAAATAGATTAAGTATACCGGATAGGATCATACAAGCTTCTTAGGAATATAAGGAGTTTCTGGCGTGGTCAATTAGTAGGATAATACTCCTTTTCAGCAAAATTCCCTAACTGAAATAAATGCTCCAAAGCACTTATGGAATAATGCGGTTGAGTAATTAGTGGTTTGTAGTTGCTACCTCTGCAATGATATGCAGCATCTAAGGAGGAAAGTGTAAATTATTAATTACACTATAGTTAACTAATAAGAAACGTTTTGCTAAGTAGTATTTGAATAGTAAAAAGTACAAAAAATATAAAATATTTACAAGAATGTTCTAGAATTAATTTCCGGACTATCCTTTTCTATTCTGAATAAAGAGGGGTAATTTTTTAAGCTTGCAGATTAATCTGGTGTTTTGTATTACTTTTAGTTCCTTACGGAAGGCTTCTGAATAATTTAGTGGCTTTTACTTTAATATCTCATTAAACAATGAAAAACCTAATTTTTATATTACTCATTGCCTTTGGTTTGTTTTTAGCACTTTTTTTCTACCGCAAATACGCCCTTACGCAAACCGAGCTAACATTAGCTAACCAGCGTATTCTGGACCGGGACCGGTTAATTTACAATAATGAAAAAAAATTAGATGCTCTTAAAAGCAACAACCCAGGCATTGCAAAAGGCAGTGAAAACTTTAGTGGTAGTTCTGATTTAGGTACTTTAAGTGACGGCGATTTAACCCGTTTACAAGAAAAAGGCTTAACCAGTCCGGAAACTAACTTACGGGAGGATTTACTAAGCAAACAGAATATGTTATTACCGAAAGGCTCATTAGGCGGCACAATGGCCATCCAGAAGGTAAAAGTTTTAAACGACCGCTACGTACTAGCTTATTTTGAAGATGGCCACAATGGAGGTTATTTGCTGCTTCGGTTTTCCATTGAGCCCGACAAACGTATTAACTGGAAGGTACTGGATTATTATTTAATGTAAGCCAATGCATATATAACCTCTTCTTAACGCTAACTATCCTTATAAAGACTCACGTTTCAGATTACTTTGATTAGCTCCATTTTGTTTATAGGTTAGTAAACTTCCTCTCCTTATCAATGATTAGAAAGAAGCTTACAGGATTTAAGATGAGGTTGAATATTTATTTTTTATAGCTCCCGCAAGTACGGCTGCTGTGTTCAGGATGAGGAAACCAATGAGGTATTGGCTGTCTTGGCTGGTTAATACAAATGCGGTAAAAAGCATAACAATAATGGGGCAAATTGGCCAAACAGGCATCCGATATGGCCTTAGTTCTTGCGGAGATTTAAAGCGCGACCACAAACCCATTAGTCCAACAAAAAAATAAATTGTAGTAACACAGGTACCCAAAAAAATAACCAGCCAATTAAGCGCGCTCACAAAAATGAGTAGGAGCGAAACAAAAGCTATTACCACTATTGCCACACCAGGTACACTATACCGGTTAAGGGTGGAAATCTGATGGGTAAATCCACTTCCCCACATTCCATCCCGGCCCATGGCATATAAAAGCCGGGGGAAATACATTAATGCCCCAATCATTGCGGTAAATAAAGCAACGCAAATGCATACATTAATAAAGGTCGCCGTTTCGTTTCCAAAAGCTTGCTGAATGGAGTAGATAACAGGGGTAGGTGACTGAAGGAATGCCACCAGATTAGGAGCTGCCACAACCGCTGCGGTAAGCGGAATTAAAATCAATGGAATACCCAGAAAGCTAGAAATTAAAACTGCTTTGGCAAGCGTTTTTGTATTGCCAATTAACTCTTCCGAATAGCCCAGAACAAGTTCAGGTGCTGTAATCATACTAAAAGCGGCAGGAAGTGTCGCTAACAAAAAGCCAGTAGTAACCGGAGTGAGATGCCCACTTTGAAGCCTGGTGGGTTGGAGTAGAATATCCGGCACAGATTGATGCGGATGAGAAAACCCTGCTACAATAATGGTTCCTAAAGCAATACATTCCACTACAATTAGTACTGCATTAATAATGGCTCCTAATTCTACCTTAATAAGTGCAATACTTGTAGCAATTAGCAACATGAGAATTGCAATTAATTGATCCGGTACCCGGAAGCCAGGCAGTAAATTTTTGAGAAATGGAGCTATTCCCAGACTTGATACAGCGAGAAATATAACTCCCATCACGAGTATATTAAATCCCACCATCCACATGATGGGTCCTGGAAGAATGCGACGAGCTAAGGAATAAATTCCGCCGGTAACCGGGTACAAGGCACCAAGTTCAGCAATAATAAGAGTTAAAGGGATAGCAATAAGATTAATAATAATATTTGCACCAATGGTAAAAGTACCGCCAACAGAAAAAACCGCAGTAGCCAACAGAAATACTGCTACTGTTGGACTCATAAGTGCCAGCGCTAAACCAACAACATGCCAGATATGGAGCCGTCGACGCAGACCTTGCGGATGGCCTAGTTCCAATAACCTTTTATCAATGTCTGTTGCCTTATCCAAATTATATTCTCCTTTGGCTGCCTGCTTACAATGGAAGAATTTTATTTGCGTTATTGGTAAGCTATATCAGGTGTATGCCACTATTTACGAATAACATACCAGTTATTTATAATATCATGGGCCAGTTGGTTTGTTTTAATCTTCGTGAAGCCGGCTCGGTTTAAATAATCTTTGGTAAGGGCTTCTCCCCACATAGCTCCCAGGCCTTCTCCATTTTGAGCTAAGGATACCGTCATGCAGTGCATACAAGATACAGTATACAGGTAAGTACCCAGGGGATGCTTTTTGTCTTCTTCCAGATGACTGGTACCGTTGATATCCTGCATCAGGTAAATACCATCTTTCTTCAAAGCCCGGTAAATCCCTTGTAAAACCAGTAGTGGTTGTCCTTGGTCATGAATAGAATCAAAGGTGGTAATAAAATCATATTCCGCTTCTGGTGCTGTTTGGTCAAAATCAGAGAGGTCTTTACGGATAAATTCAACGTTGTTTAGATTTAGATTAGCTGCTTCCTCCTTACCGTTGGCAATAGCTTCAGCCGACAAGTCCATTCCCGTAAATTGTGATTCAGGATAAAGGGATGCTAGTTTATTAATAACTCTACCGGAACCGCACCCAACATCCAGCATGTTAATTCCGGTTTTTAATTGGTGGGTTAATTCAGGAACCAGAGGAAGAATATGGGTTTCCAGAGAAGACAGAACTATTTGCCCGCTTTCTTCAGCCATAACCTCATGAAAGCGGTGGAACTTGGAATAAGGTACTCCGCCTCCTTTTATAAAGCACTCCAGTATCTCATCTTCCACTTCGCCCAAAACCGCCGCATTTTGCATGGCCATGGCTATATTATTTACCCCAGCCTGCCGGGTGACAAATGCCGCATGCTCCTTTGGTAAGTAATAGGTTTTCGATTCAGATGAATACTTTACTACACCGCTTGTTACCATAGCGCCGAGCCATTCTCGCACATACCGTACATTGAGTTGGGCAACACGGGCAATTTCTGCTGAGGTAGCAAAATCCATTTCGCTCATTTTATCGAATAATCCGGAACGATGCCCAATGGATAACATAAAAGATAAGGCACTTTTATTTAATGTATCCATTAAAAAGCTTGAAAAGTACTCAGCTTTAGCTGCATTATAAGGAGGTGAGTTGTTCATCTGCTATCATTTTAATAAATGAAGTTTCTACCTATAAAATTATCGTTGAGCAGTATTTGATTAATTTAAGCAAAAAGAAGGAAATATAACAGTAAAATATAATATTATTTAGGCAAAGTAGGGTATTTAGCAAGCTCTCCGCTTAGCTTTGAAGAGTAGCTTTTATACTTACAATCTATATTATCTAACGCATTAGTTGCTTAATATTAGGTCAGCAAACTTCCATGAGGGTGTTTAATACTTAAATCCTAATAGTTTTAAGAAACTCCATTTACTGCTAGTTTTTACTAGTATACAATCTTTTTTGTGCTTCAGAAATTAGAAGCTCTGGTTGTCAAAAAATTAGAATTAGCTGGTTCTACCTGCAAGTTTTGGGTAATAGGACTAATTGTAAGTTGCTCGGTATACTTATACTTATGATCACTTGTGGCAACTGTTAAAGTATAAACACCTGGGTATAAACCTCTAAAATCAAATACACGACGATATTCTGCTATACTTTCATATTCTGAATAAAGAACTTTTCCTTGTTCATCTATTAATGAAACATTTACACTTTTACGTTCCGGATTCTTATATAATACACAATAGTTTGTAGAACCAGCATATTTAAAGTTGTTTAGAATTATGCCCGAATCACTAAAAGCACGAGCATTTACTTTTTTATGATTAAAATGAGTTGTACTGTTTTCTTGAACAGATTGCTGCGGAGGGCCTAACGGCAGTGCATTAGATTTCACCTTAGCCTGGATTAAATGGTTTCTTGTCACCTGGTCAAAGGCTTCGTTAATCTTATTTATGTTTCGGTCGGTTAGTTTAACGTACTTTTCCGGAATTACCTCTTCATAAACCTGATGATGGTTAACATCAAAAAATTTCACACTTGTAGTTCGGGTAGCAGCATCGGTATATAATTTCCAATATCCTTTAGCTGGATTATAGGGATCGCGGTAATGTACGTTTTGAGCCTGAGTAGAAGTAGATACAACTAACAAAAGAACTACTATAAGGAAATTAATAAATGAGTGAATAAAGTAAGTTAAAGATTTCATGGCTGATTCGGTTAAGTGTTAATGATAATATTCTGAAGCTGAAAATATTAAAGCAGAAGAGCTAACTAGATTTACCTTATTGGCAACGGGAGATGACGGGTTTTAAAATTTACTTTCTGGCGCCAGAAATATTTTTTAAACCTTGCTGAAAGGTAGGGCCTAGGGCTAACAAGGGGTTAGCAATATTGTTGCAGGAGTTAGTAAAAATGAGCTTTGAAACATTTTTACTATCTTTTGAGCTGTTTTTACCCGTTAAGATTCTATAATCTTAATCCTTGTTTTAATTAGAAGTCAAAATTTATTCTGAGAAGGTAACTTTGATAAAATTTAAACTTAAAAGGAACAGATAAAATAATACCAGCCAGCAAAGAAGACCTGGAATGAATGAAGTAGCAAAAACAACTTTAAAAAGTATAAGCTTAACCTTTTAAAGTTTTCTTAATAATTAAAAGGATGAGGTGAAAGATTGGGTATATGAAGTAAATTAGATGAGTTTCTGAATTTACCTATTCAATAAAAATTAAAAATCTAGAAAAGTAAGAGAGGATTATTCTTGCTTTGCATTCGCAACTGGGTTACTACGCACGTATTCTGAGGGAGTTTGTCCGTATAATTCTTTAAAGCATTTCGTAAAATAATTAAGGCTGCTAAATCCCACCTGGTAAGCAATCTCACTGGCATTTCCGTGATGTTGTCTTAACAAACTGGCCGCTCTTTTTAAGCGCATATTTTTAATCAATTCATTGGCTGATTGATTCGTAAGAGCAGTAAGTTTCCGGTGCAGTTGGGCCCGGCTCATGCCTATTTCTTTACTGAACATGGTTATATCGAATTCTGAATTCGCCATGTTGGTCTCGATAATGGATAAAGCCCCCTGCAGGAATTTTTCGTCTACGGAGTTAACCGTGATTTCCTTTGGATCTACCGAAATATGTTTACCGAAACGCTCCCTAAGTTTTTTGCGTCCTTCAATTAAATTTCTTACCCGTATTTTTAATTCATCTATTTTAAAAGGCTTTGCTAAATAATCATCGGCCCCGCTTTCTAAACCTTTTAACTTAGATTCAATATCTGCTTTTGCCGTAAGTAAAATAACGGGAATATGAGAGGTTCGCTCATCTGTTTTAAGCTTTTCACATAAAGTTACCCCATCCATTTTCGGCATCATCACATCCGATATAATCAAATCGGGTATTATTTCCAGAGCTTCCGCCCATCCTTTCAGCCCATCTTCTGCTTCCAGAATTTGATAGTCTTTCAGGAAATGGTTTTTAATAAAGGTGCGTAAATCCTTATTATCCTCTATTACAAGAAGTTTTATATAGGAGTTTGAAAACTTTGAAGAGGAATGCGGTAATGCAGTTGACTCCTCCTGGAATTCAGGCAGAGGATTAGTAGGTAATAGCTTTTCTTCCAATTTTTGAGCTTCATCGGGCGAACAAACTTGTAAAGGAAGATGAACAGTAAATAGAGTACCTTTACCCGGAGTACTGGCAACCGTAATTTTTCCGCCGTGCAATTCCAGTAATTCTTTGGCCAAGGCCAAACCAATACCGGTTCCTTCGTAGGCTTTGGTAGCCGAGGAATCTGCCTGATGGAAGCGTTCGAAAATTTGGTTTAATTCTTCCGGGGAAATACCAATGCCATTATCTTCTAATACCAACTTTACCTGCACAGAAGTAAAAGTTTGCTGCTCCACATCTACTCTAAAATTCACTATTCCCTGGGGTAGAGTAAATTTAAAAGCATTGGAAAGCAGGTTAGTGATAATCTTTTCTAATTTATCGGCATCATAGCTGGCATAGAGTAGCCTATCCGGCAAATAAAAAGAGTAAGTTATCTGCTTACTTTCAAATAAAGAAACGAAGGAACTGGCTAATACCTTTAAAAAGCCAATTATCTCTCCTGGCTGCGGATTTAACTCCAATTTTCCGGCTTCTAATTTAGAAAGGTCTAGTAACTGATTGATAAGCTGGAGAAGTCTATCGAGATTTCGGTTAATCAACCTATAATCTTCTTTACTATTTGTTAATGAATTACCATTACGCCATAACTTTTCTAAAACTCCTCCAATAAGGGTAAGGGGAGTACGGAATTCATGCGAAATATTCGCGAAAAAGTTAGATTTCAAACTATCTATTTCACGTAGTTTCTCTGATTCAATTTGTTTGATTGTTAAATCGGCTTTTAACCTTTCCCGGTTTATAATTACCCGGCGAGCTACAAGAAGGCTAGCTATTACAAAAAAGGTATATATAGAATATGCCCACCAGGTCTTCCAGGGAGGAGGATGTATGATAATTTTCAGGCTAGCGCCTTTCTCATTCCATACTTTGCCATCGCTGGTGGCTTTTACCCGAAATACGTAAGTTCCGGGGTCCAAATCGGTATAACTGGCTTGTTTTATATTACTACTAAACACCCATTTGTTTTCTAACCCTACCAACTGGTAAGCATATCGATTCTTCTCGGGTGCATCATAGTTAATGGCCGCAAATTCAAACGAAAGAAAGTTTTTATCATAGGGAAGCTTTATACTACCAGCAGGTACCGGTTGGCTCTTTTCTAATACTTTGAAGTTTGTTATATAAACAGGCGGAGGAAGCATTTGCTCCTGGATACTGTCGGGATAGAAAACAATTAGGCCATCCTTGTTGCCGAAAAACAGTTTACCATTTCGGCTAAACACACTTCCTCTTTCCAAAAACTCATTTCCAGGCAGGCCGTCACTTACATTAAAGTTGCGAAATGTATTAGTTTTGGGATTAAAGCGACTCAAGCCGTTCCCCGTGCCAATCCAGATATTTCCCTTTTCATCCCCAATTAGATTCATTATCCGGTTGCTGGGCAAACCCTGCTGGGTAGTATAGTAAGTGAAAGTATTTGTTTTAGGATCTAAACGGTTTAAACCTCCTCCGTGCGTACCTATCCAGATAATGCCTGCCTGGTCTTCGTAAAGTGCCATGGCAATGGCGTCATTGATGCTGCCGGAGGGAGAACGGTAATTGGGTTGGTAACGAGTAGAATATCCGGTGACAGGGTTCATTCGGCCCACCCCTGTGGTAGTAGCCATCCATACCTCTCCAGTCCGGCTAACCATCAGGTCATCAATAAAACCCGAAATTAAACTGGTAGAGTCCTTTTCGTTTGCTTGGTAATAAGTAAACTTTTTGGTAATAGGATCAAATGAGGCCATCTCGCCAGCAACACCCCCTATCCAGAGCTTTCCGGAAGCATCCTTATCCAGCATACGAACCGAGAACTTGCAAGGATACTGAATAAATTTGCCGGTTGCTAAGTCATGTTGGTACAGGCTATTTTGCGTGCCCACCCAAAACCGACCTTTTTGATCTTCCAGGAGGGGCCACCCTTGAGAACGCACCTTAGATATTTGTTGATCGAGCGGATTTACCACAACTTTGGAAAAGCCATAGGATTTATTATTCATCCGGTAAAGGCCATGACCTGCACTGCTTACCCAAACAGTACCGTCCTGGTCTTCCACTATAGAAAATATTTCGTTTTCTAGCTGGTGGAAAGAAGGGGGAGTAGGGATAATTTGGTAGGCCTGAAAAGGTCTTCTATGAAGGGAGGCCTTGTTTATGCCATTCTGGGTGCCCAACCACAATTTTCCTGGTCGGCCCCAATAAATGGGTCCAATAAAACTAT
Proteins encoded in this region:
- a CDS encoding APC family permease, translated to MDKATDIDKRLLELGHPQGLRRRLHIWHVVGLALALMSPTVAVFLLATAVFSVGGTFTIGANIIINLIAIPLTLIIAELGALYPVTGGIYSLARRILPGPIMWMVGFNILVMGVIFLAVSSLGIAPFLKNLLPGFRVPDQLIAILMLLIATSIALIKVELGAIINAVLIVVECIALGTIIVAGFSHPHQSVPDILLQPTRLQSGHLTPVTTGFLLATLPAAFSMITAPELVLGYSEELIGNTKTLAKAVLISSFLGIPLILIPLTAAVVAAPNLVAFLQSPTPVIYSIQQAFGNETATFINVCICVALFTAMIGALMYFPRLLYAMGRDGMWGSGFTHQISTLNRYSVPGVAIVVIAFVSLLLIFVSALNWLVIFLGTCVTTIYFFVGLMGLWSRFKSPQELRPYRMPVWPICPIIVMLFTAFVLTSQDSQYLIGFLILNTAAVLAGAIKNKYSTSS
- a CDS encoding sigma-54-dependent transcriptional regulator, yielding MILIIDDDVAVRTSLGLLLKQAKYQTVSAAGAKSALYVLHQSQPIDLIILDMNFSMDTSGQDGLELLVKIKELNPQIPVILITGWGSIALAVEGMKAGAFDFVSKPWNNEHLLQTIHTALHLNKTTPEPDNSNLNRKQLNQQYQFANIIGEDSALIQILRQIGQISATDASVLIEGESGTGKELIAEAIHQNSLRKNQNFVKVNLGGISSSLFESEMFGHKKGAFTDAKGDRVGRFELANKGSIFLDEIGELDLSSQVKLLRVLQDRTYEVLGDSKPRQLDIRVICATNRDLAEMVAQGKFREDLFYRINLITVKLPALRERPQDIPLLVKHFLQNLQKTYHRPSLQISETALRYLAQQPLPGNIRELKNLVERTVLVSGKDYLDIADFQGQQPRNLKKAENQVMTGLGMMTLEEMEAVLIRQSMEQHKGNISKVAKSLGLSRGALYRRLEKFDIPYDAAD
- a CDS encoding class I SAM-dependent methyltransferase; this encodes MDTLNKSALSFMLSIGHRSGLFDKMSEMDFATSAEIARVAQLNVRYVREWLGAMVTSGVVKYSSESKTYYLPKEHAAFVTRQAGVNNIAMAMQNAAVLGEVEDEILECFIKGGGVPYSKFHRFHEVMAEESGQIVLSSLETHILPLVPELTHQLKTGINMLDVGCGSGRVINKLASLYPESQFTGMDLSAEAIANGKEEAANLNLNNVEFIRKDLSDFDQTAPEAEYDFITTFDSIHDQGQPLLVLQGIYRALKKDGIYLMQDINGTSHLEEDKKHPLGTYLYTVSCMHCMTVSLAQNGEGLGAMWGEALTKDYLNRAGFTKIKTNQLAHDIINNWYVIRK
- a CDS encoding FAD-binding oxidoreductase; this encodes MMLAEVEPIAQFKMNLRGKLIEPHDADYETCRKVYNGMIDKRPTMIARCLDEADVIAAVNFARENNLLVAIRGGGHNGAGLGMCDGGLVIDLSLMKGTHVDAVEKTIQVQGGCTLGDVDHATHAFGMAIPMGIQSTTGIAGLTLGGGVGHLSRKCGLTIDNLLEADVVLADGQFVRASEEENSDLFWAIRGGGGNFGVVTSFLFRTHPISMVYGGPMLWELTDAKEVMKWYHEFIKGASDDINGFFAFLTVPPGPPFPEHLHLRNMCAVVWCYTGKLEDAEKAFEPIRNFKKPALDLVGPLPVPALQSMFDPLMPTGMQWYWKGDYVKELTDEAIDLYIEHGSKLPTMLSTMHLYPINGAAGRVDKNAMAWNFRDANYAMVIAGIDPDPANKDVITTWAKDYWNAVHPHSEGGSYINFMMEEGQDRVKATYGSNYEKLVTIKKKYDPNNLFRVNQNIIPV
- a CDS encoding sensor histidine kinase, with translation MTLRTRFILFAVLIHAVMALIAARLLTTDKVWFVATEALIIVSIFVTINIYRSFVRPLDIISAGIESIRSKDFTVKFLPVGQREVDQLVEVYNTMIDQLRQERTLQAEKHYLLEQLLLASPSGIILLDFDQNIENINPAASRWLNVNLADCKGKPLWVLSNQWGTDLADLTEGQSKLFNVNGIRLFKSQKAHFVDRGFPHYFILIEELTEELVRQEKVAYEKIIRMMSHEVNNSIGAINSILQSFKHYTPQLEIDLQPDYENALQICIDRNTQLANFMGKFAGLVRLPLPTKQTLDLHALLQHAYYLMRPLAEERHIAWIWDLAPEPIVIQADEQQLEQIVINIIKNAFEAMEQDGKLTIITIAQPPTLHIENNGPGIPPEVRQQLFSPFFSTKKNGQGIGLMLIRDILMNHGFPFSLETIADHRTVFTIRFSKM